One window from the genome of Lonchura striata isolate bLonStr1 chromosome 24, bLonStr1.mat, whole genome shotgun sequence encodes:
- the KIF1B gene encoding kinesin-like protein KIF1B isoform X10: MSGASVKVAVRVRPFNSRETSKESKCIIQMQGNSTSIINPKNPKEAPKSFSFDYSYWSHTSPEDPCFASQSRVYNDIGKEMLLHAFEGYNVCIFAYGQTGAGKSYTMMGKQEESQAGIIPQLCEELFEKINDNSNEEMSYSVEVSYMEIYCERVRDLLNPKNKGNLRVREHPLLGPYVEDLSKLAVTSYTDIADLMDAGNKARTVAATNMNETSSRSHAVFTIVFTQKKHDTETDLSTEKVSKISLVDLAGSERADSTGAKGTRLKEGANINKSLTTLGKVISALAEVSKKKKKTDFIPYRDSVLTWLLRENLGGNSRTAMVAALSPADINYDETLSTLRYADRAKQIKCNAVINEDPNAKLVRELKEEVTRLKDLLRAQGLGDIIDTSMGSLTASPSSCSLSSQVGLTSVSSIQERIMSTPGGEEAIERLKESEKIIAELNETWEEKLRKTEAIRMEREALLAEMGVAIREDGGTLGVFSPKKTPHLVNLNEDPLMSECLLYYIKDGITRVGQADAERRQDIVLSGAHIKEEHCVFRSERNNNGEVIVTLEPCERSETYVNGKRVVQPVQLRSGNRIIMGKNHVFRFNHPEQARAEREKTPSAETPSEPVDWTFAQRELLEKQGIDMKQEMEKRLQEMEILYKKEKEEADLLLEQQRLDADSDSGDDSDKRSCEESWRLITSLREKLPPSKLQTIVKKCGLPSSGKKREPIKMYQIPQRRRLSKDSKWVTISDLKIQAVKEICYEVALNDFRHSRQEIEALAIVKMKELCAMYGKKDPNERESWRAVARDVWDTVGVGDEKIEDVMANGKGITDVDDLKVHIDKLEDILQEVKKQNNMKDEEIKVLRNKMLKMEKVLPLIGSPDKAQSTVANAKSPNSAGAADLDKKPADEAKRSENDDLAKEERVSQLMAGDPAFRRGRLRWMRQEQIRFKNLQQQEIAKQLRRQNMPHRFIPPENRKPRFPFKSNPKHRNSWSPGTHIIITEDEVIEVRIPKEDDKNKDEGKEKESKAACKDPQQLWNVYGPQRSQDSIQINRQQLGTPPQPGGQPQPQLRWRSNSLNSGSQKGLRRQASGSSEALHPPGGPEPQGFQQKRHLHQHRQPHGAHEGGGPRPAERPGQRGPFVTPPRMRRQLSAPNLKAGRETAV, from the exons GTATTATCAACCCAAAGAATCCTAAGGAAGCACCAAAGTCCTTCAGCTTTGACTACTCTTACTGGTCCCACACATCG CCTGAAGATCCCTGCTTTGCATCTCAGAGCCGTGTGTACAATGATATTGGGAAGGAGATGCTCCTGCATGCCTTCGAGGGCTACAACGTGTGCATCTTTGCCTATGGCCAGACTGGAGCTGGGAAATCCTACACCATGATGGGCAAGCAGGAGGAGAGCCAAGCAGGCATCATTCCCCAG CTATGTGAAGAGCTGTTTGAGAAAATCAATGACAACAGCAATGAGGAAATGTCATATTCTGTAGAG GTGAGTTACATGGAGATTTACTGTGAGAGAGTCAGAGACTTGTTGAACCCGAAGAACAAAGGGAATTTGCGGGTGCGAGAACATCCTCTCCTTGGACCCTACGTGGAAGATCTGTCCAAGTTAGCAGTCACATCTTACACAGACATTGCAGACCTCATGGATGCTGGGAACAAAGCCAG GACTGTGGCAGCCACCAACATGAATGAAACCAGCAGCCGCTCTCATGCTGTGTTTACAATTGTGTTTACTCAGAAGAAGCACGACACAGAAACCGACCTTTCCACAGAGAAG GTCAGCAAGATCAGCCTCGTGGATCTGGCTGGGAGTGAGCGAGCTGACTCCACTGGTGCCAAAGGAACCCGGCTAAag gaAGGAGCAAATATAAACAAGTCTCTCACAACTCTGGGCAAAGTTATTTCAGCATTGGCTGAAGTG agcaaaaagaagaagaagacagacTTTATACCCTACAGGGATTCTGTACTAACGTGGCTTCTTCGAGAAAATCTAG GTGGTAACTCCAGAACTGCAATGGTTGCTGCTCTCAGTCCAGCAGACATAAACTACGATGAAACTTTGAGCACTTTAAG ATATGCTGATCGTGCAAAGCAGATTAAATGCAATGCTGTCATCAATGAGGATCCCAACGCCAAGCTGGTGCGGGAGCTGAAGGAGGAGGTGACAAGGCTCAAGGATCTCCTGCGTGCCCAAGGGCTGGGAGATATTATTGACA CCTCCATGGGGTCCCTCACTGCATCTCCATCCTCCTGCTCTCTCAGTAGTCAGGTGGGCTTAACATCTGTGTCCAGTATACAGGAAAGAATCATGTCAACACCTGGAGGAGAGGAGGCCATTGAACGTTTGAAG GAGTCTGAGAAGATCATTGCAGAGCTGAATGAAACATGGGAAGAGAAACTGAGGAAAACAGAGGCCATTAGGATGGAAAG gGAGGCATTGTTGGCAGAAATGGGCGTTGCCATTCGGGAAGATGGAGGAACACTGGGAGTCTTCTCACCCAAAAAG aCTCCTCATCTTGTAAACCTTAATGAAGATCCACTCATGTCTGAATGTCTGCTGTACTACATCAAAGATGGCATTACAAG GGTGGGCCAGGCGGACGCGGAGCGGCGCCAGGACATCGTGCTGAGCGGGGCGCACATCAAGGAGGAGCACTGCGTCTTCCGCAGCGAGAGGAACAACAACGGCGAAG TTATTGTTACTCTGGAGCCTTGTGAACGATCAGAAACCTACGTGAATGGCAAGAGGGTTGTGCAGCCTGTGCAGTTGCGCTCAG GAAATCGGATCATCATGGGTAAAAATCATGTCTTCAGATTCAACCACCCAGAGCAAGCACgagcagaaagagagaaaacaccATCAGCTGAGACTCCCTCAGAACCAGTTGACTGGACATTTGCTCAGAGGGAGCTTCTGGAGAAGCAGGGCATTGACATGAAGCAAGAGATGGAGAAAAG ATTACAAGAAATGGAGATCTTGTataagaaagagaaggaggaagCTGATCTCTTGTTGGAGCAGCAAAGACTG gATGCAGACTCTGATAGTGGGGATGATTCGGACAAGAGATCGTGTGAGGAGAGTTGGAGACTGATCACTTCCCTGAGAGAGAAGCTGCCCCCCAGCAAGCTCCAAACCATTGTAAAAAAGTGTGGCCTCCCCAGCAGTGGGAAGAAACGAGAACCTATTAAAATGTACCAGATACCCCAACGCCGACGCCTTAGCAAAGACTCCAAATGGGTCACCATCTCAGACCTAAAGATTCAGGCTGTGAAGGAGATATGCTATGAGGTAGCACTCAATGACTTCAGGCACAGTAGGCAGGAGATTGAGGCTCTGGCCATTGTTAAAATGAAAGAGCTTTGTGCCATGTATGGGAAAAAGGACCCAAATGAGCGCGAATCATGGCGAGCTGTTGCTCGGGATGTCTGGGATACAGTAGGAGTTGGAGATGAAAAGATTGAAGATGTAATGGCCAATGGTAAAGGAATAACTGATGTGGATGACCTAAAGGTGCACATAGACAAATTGGAAGATATTCTGCAAGAGGTGAAGAAGCAGAACAACATGAAGGATGAAGAGATCAAAGTTCTCagaaataaaatgctaaaaatgGAGAAGGTTTTACCCCTGATAGGCTCTCCAGACAAAGCTCAGTCAACTGTAGCTAATGCTAAGTCTCCGAACTCTGCCGGTGCAGCGGATTTGGATAAGAAGCCCGCAGATGAGGCAAAGAGAAGCGAGAACGATGATCTTGCCAAGGAGGAGCGTGTGTCTCAGTTAATGGCGGGTGATCCGGCTTTCAGACGTGGGCGTTTACGTTGGATGAGGCAAGAGCAGATTCGATTTAAaaatctgcagcagcaggaaataGCCAAACAGCTTCGTCGACAGAATATGCCTCACCGGTTTATTCCACCTGAAAATCGCAAACCTCGGTTTCCCTTCAAAAGCAATCCCAAACACAGGAACTCGTGGAGTCCGGGCACCCACATCATTATCACCGAGGATGAAGTTATCGAGGTTAGAATTCCGAAAGAAGACGACAAGAACAAGGACGAaggcaaagagaaagaaagcaaagctgCTTGTAAAGATCCGCAGCAGCTGTGGAATGTGTACGGGCCGCAGAGGAGCCAGGATAGCATCCAGATTAACCGGCAGCAGCTGGGCACGCCGCCGCAGCCCGGCGGGCAGCCGCAGCCGCAGCTGCGCTGGAGGAGCAACTCCCTCAACAGCGGCTCGCAGAAGGGGCTGCGGCGCCAGGCCTCGGGCTCCTCCGAGGCGCTGCACCCGCCGGGCGGCCCGGAGCCGCAGGGCTTCCAGCAGAAGCGCCACCTGCACCAGCACCGCCAGCCCCACGGCGCCCACGAGGGCGGCGGGCCCCGGCCGGCCGAGCGGCCCGGCCAGCGCGGCCCCTTCGTGACGCCGCCGCGCATGAGGCGGCAGCTCTCGGCCCCCAACCTGAAAGCGGGCAGGGAGACGGCGGTGTGA